A single window of Acanthopagrus latus isolate v.2019 chromosome 1, fAcaLat1.1, whole genome shotgun sequence DNA harbors:
- the zgc:158270 gene encoding atlastin-2: MAAEESRLKQRNHKNSIFKEGGHGFKSDTSPMRREEEEEEDDLLEEEEVGVARPVQIVVADEEEHSFSLQEEALERLLLQEEVQDLNVVVVSVAGAFRKGKSFLLDFMLRFMYKQSPGSWVGGEEEPLTGFTWRGGCERETTGILAWSEVFVVEKPDGCKVAVLLIDTQGAFDSQSTIKDCATLFALSTMTSSVQVYNLSQNVQEDDLQHLQLFTEYGRLAMEEVYEKPFQTLMFLIRDWSYPYEHPYGLEGGQSFLEKRLQVKQNQHEELQNVRKHIHSCFSNIGCFLLPHPGLKVATNPHFDGRLRDIDEEFKKELVNLVPTLLSPENLVEKEIGGVKITCRDLLHYFKAYMKIYQGEELPHPKSMLQATAEANNLAAVAGAKDAYNKSMEQVCGGDKPYISPAELERRHVDLRQASVRHFRSVKKMGGEDFCRRYQEQLEAELDEAYANFSKHNDGKNIFYAARTPATLFAVMFIMYVVSLVTGFVGINSVATLCNLVMGVALTALCIWAYVKYSGEFREVGGVIDQVAETLWEQVFSKLFEVARSRVPLGSLIPAPRPRLASNNNVKKKN; encoded by the exons GTGGCCACGGGTTTAAATCCGACACGTCCCCGATGAGgcgtgaggaggaggaggaggaagacgacctgctggaggaggaagaggtgggcGTGGCCAGACCGGTGCAGATCGTGGTGGCGGATGAGGAGGAGCACTCGTTCTCGCTGCAGGAGGAGGCGCTGgagcggctgctgctgcaggaggaggtgcaggaccTCAACGTGGTCGTCGTCTCTGTGGCCGGAGCTTTCCGCAAGGGCAAGTCCTTCCTGCTGGACTTCATGCTGCGCTTCATGTACAAACAG TCCCCTGGGTCGTGGGTCGGCGGGGAGGAGGAGCCTCTGACTGGCTTCACCTGGCGAGGCGGTTGTGAGAGGGAGACCACGGGCATCCTGGCCTGGAGCGAAGTGTTCGTGGTGGAGAAACCAGACGGATGCAAG GTTGCAGTTCTTCTAATTGACACACAGGGGGCGTTTGATAGTCAGTCAACCATCAAAGACTGCGCCACTCTGTTCGCCCTGAGCACCATGACCAGCTCCGTCCAG gtgtacAACTTGTCCCAGAATGTCCAGGAAGACGACCTCCAGCACCTCCAG ctcttcACTGAGTACGGACGTCTGGCCATGGAGGAGGTCTACGAGAAACCCTTCCAG ACGCTGATGTTCCTGATCAGAGACTGGAGTTACCCCTACGAGCATCCATACGGCCTGGAGGGAGGCCAGAGCTTCCTGGAGAAACGGCTGCAG GTGAAGCAGAACCAACACGAGGAGCTGCAGAACGTCAGGAAACACATCCACTCCTGCTTCTCCAACATCGGCTGCTTCCTGCTGCCTCACCCTGGACTGAAGGTGGCCACCAACCCACACTTTGATGGACGGCTCAGAG ATATCGACGAGGAGTTTAAGAAGGAGCTGGTGAATCTGGTCCCGACGCTGCTCTCTCCAGAGAACCTGGTGGAAAAAGAGATCGGAGGAGTGAAGATCACCTGCAGAGACCTGCTGCACTACTTCAAG gcttACATGAAGATCTACCAGGGGGAGGAGCTTCCTCACCCCAAGTCGATGCTGCAG GCCACAGCTGAAGCTAATAACCTTGCAGCTGTAGCAGGAGCCAAAGACGCGTACAACAAAAGCATGGAGCAG GTCTGCGGCGGAGACAAACCCTACATCTCCCCGGCGGAGCTGGAGCGCCGCCACGTGGATCTGCGGCAGGCGTCGGTGCGACACTTCCGCTCCGTTAAGAAGATGGGCGGCGAGGATTTCTGCCGGCGCTACCAGGAGCAGCTAGAGGCGGAGCTTGACGAGGCCTACGCCAACTTCAGCAAACACAACGACGGCAAGAACATCTTCTACGCCGCGCGGACGCCCGCCACGCTGTTCGCCGTCATGTTCATCATGTACGTGGTGTCGCTGGTCACGGGCTTCGTGGGCATCAACTCTGTGGCCACGCTGTGTAACCTGGTGATGGGCGTGGCTCTGACGGCGCTCTGCATCTGGGCTTACGTCAAATACTCTGGAGAGTTCCGTGAGGTCGGAGGAGTCATTGACCAGGTGGCTGAAACCCTCTGGGAACAG gtGTTCTCCAAGCTCTTCGAGGTGGCCCGGAGTCGAGTCCCGTTGGGAAGCCTGATCCCAGCGCCGCGGCCTCGGCTCGCCTCAAACAACAACGTCAAGAAGAAAAACTAG